One segment of Ascochyta rabiei chromosome 7, complete sequence DNA contains the following:
- a CDS encoding Fructose-bisphosphate aldolase 1, translated as MVSAQEVLSRKAGVIVGEDVHKLFQHAKDNGYAIPAINVTSSSTVVASLEAARDAKSPIILQTSQGGAAYFAGKGVDNKNQEASIAGAVAAAHYIRAVAPIYGIPVVLHTDHCAKKLLPWLDGMLDADEAYFKEHNEPLFSSHMIDLSEEEVEWNIQTTKKYLQRAAPMKQWLEMEIGITGGEEDGVNNEDVDNNSLYTQPEDILHIYKELSEVSPYFSIAAGFGNVHGVYKPGNVKLQPGLLKKHQEHVKKEVGSKEDKPVFLVFHGGSGSSVEDFREAISYGVVKVNLDTDMQYAYLQGIRDYVQNKSGYLQSQVGNPDGDDKPNKKYYDPRVWVREGEKTMSKRIAVALDDFYAAGKV; from the exons ATGGTTTCCGCTCAAGAA GTTCTCTCCCGCAAGGCCGGTGTCATCGTCGGCGAGGATGTCCACAAGCTCTTCCAGCACGCCAAGGACAACGGCTACGCCATCCCTGCCATCAAC GTgacctcctcctccacagTCGTTGCTTCTCTCGAGGCTGCCCGCGACGCCAAGTCGCCCATCATCCTCCAGACCTCGCAGG GTGGTGCCGCCTACTTCGCCGGCAAGGGCGTGGACAACAAGAACCAGGAGGCTTCCATCGCTGGAGCCGTCGCTGCCGCACACTACATCCGCGCCGTTGCGCCCATCTACGGCATTCCCGTCGTGCTCCACACCGACCACTGCGCAAAGAAGCTCCTGCCATGGTTGGACGGTATGCTCGATGCCGATGAGGCCTACTTCAAGGAGCACAACGAGCCCCTCTTCTCTTCCCACATGATCGATCTGTCcgaggaggaggtggagtGGAACATCCAGACCACCAAGAAGTACCTCCAGCGCGCTGCCCCCATGAAGCAGTGGCTCGAGATGGAGATTGGCATCACCGGCGGTGAGGAGGACGGTGTCAACAACGAGGATGTTGACAACAACTCTCTCTACACCCAGCCCGAGGACATCCTGCACATCTACAAGGAGCTGTCCGAGGTCTCCCCCTACTTCTCCATTGCCGCTGGTTTCGGTAACGTCCACGGCGTCTACAAGCCCGGCAACGTCAAGCTCCAGCCCGGTCTGCTCAAGAAGCACCAGGAGCACGTCAAGAAGGAGGTTGGCTCCAAGGAGGACAAGCCCGTCTTCCTTGTCTTCCACGGTGGTTCCGGCTCCAGTGTCGAGGACTTCAGGGAGGCCATCTCCTACGGTGTTGTCAAGGTCAACCTCGACACTGACATGCAGTACGCCTACCTCCAGGGTATCCGTGACTACGTGCAGAACAAGTCCGGCTACCTCCAGAGCCAGGTCGGTAACCCCGACGGCGACGACAAGCCCAACAAGAAGTACTACGACCCCCGTGTCTGGGTCCGTGAGGGTGAGAAGACCATGTCCAAGCGCATCGCTGTTGCGCTGGACGACTTCTACGCCGCCGGCAAGGTCTAA
- a CDS encoding Ubiquitinyl hydrolase 1, with translation MQVVRTSNLDLPAAALVSWADWRRGLLGPADLARHPRALPHRADDRGRPAGRCRGLLAMEDRDVPPAPSPRPRPRPAPLRRDISSAPPHPHRRPAPAPRQRANAPTRQRANAPTSLRRNMPEKATTIATYAAGASLAAITLVYVFGPTFFLDDEATSAGAKKKGVVGLSNAANDCFINSVLQALAGLPDLRIYLIRETHRRKLDGPAVYQVGPDRVSADSATLTRPGKLAGLQKGLLTSGLKDILDKLNERPIYKKTISPQSFIRALEHAFGTRISRQQQDAQEFLQIVTERLCDEYHAGAKARQHASRHGATLDHGDAVSGRTEREEPFAVEPPQDDTKEERDDDALRPDEEGFPFEGKIESQIECLTCHFKPRPSSSTFVTLTLNVPQVSSTSLNACFDGMLKVEHIDDFKCEWCRLDHAVKSKERELEKATRPEVKERLESDISKIKQALQDDPESPPDDVEFPDSKLAPKSRIARHMYISMFPKVLAVHLSRSMFAVGTVSTKNLAKVSFPETLPLGGLLHRSNYKLLGMVTHKGSHNSGHYESFRRQLQPIPFSTPHSFGLEGAYSRQASPLPSAAASAMQSPRLSTTNLDGASDLASPIPSHLTLDSPSSQSLSSNSSQGTAGPRGPAPTSAPRAEGDSLHPSPTSRDSTTKLSRTQSIRSLKDKASEKAASMAEANPLKRRSKRTVNRWWRISDDKIKESKTGEVLGMQKEVYLLFYELDR, from the coding sequence ATGCAGGTCGTCCGAACTTCAAATCTGGACCTCCCGGCGGCTGCGCTTGTGTCGTGGGCGGACTGGCGCCGCGGCTTGCTCGGCCCTGCGGACTTGGCACGACACCCGCGGGCGCTGCCTCACCGCGCCGACGACAGAGGACGGCCAGCAGGGCGGTGCCGCGGTCTGCTGGCCATGGAGGATAGAGACGTCCCGCCTGCACCCtcccctcgccctcgccctcgccctgcACCGCTCCGCCGAGACATCTCCTCTGCACCCCCCCACCCCCACCGTCGGCCAGCCCCTGCACCGCGCCAACGAGCCAACGCGCCAACGCGCCAACGCGCCAACGCGCCAACGAGCCTGCGCCGCAACATGCCAGAGAAGGCCACCACCATCGCAACCTATGCGGCAGGCGCATCCCTCGCCGCCATCACCCTGGTCTACGTCTTCGGCCCCACCTTCTTCCTCGACGACGAGGCCACGAGCGCCGGCGCCAAGAAAAAGGGCGTCGTCGGCCTCAGCAATGCCGCCAACGACTGCTTCATCAACTCGGTCCTGCAGGCCCTGGCCGGCTTGCCCGACCTGCGCATCTACCTGATCCGCGAGACACATCGCAGGAAGCTCGACGGGCCGGCCGTCTATCAGGTCGGTCCGGACAGGGTGAGCGCCGACAGCGCCACCCTCACGAGGCCGGGCAAGCTCGCGGGCCTGCAGAAGGGTCTGCTCACGTCCGGCCTCAAGGACATCCTCGACAAGCTGAACGAGCGGCCCATCTACAAGAAGACCATCTCGCCCCAATCCTTCATCCGCGCCCTCGAACACGCCTTTGGCACTCGCATCAGCCGCCAGCAGCAGGACGCCCAGGAGTTTCTCCAGATCGTCACCGAGCGCCTCTGCGACGAGTACCATGCCGGTGCAAAAGCCAGGCAGCACGCCAGCCGCCATGGAGCCACCCTAGACCACGGAGACGCCGTCTCGGGGCGGACAGAGAGGGAGGAGCCGTTCGCCGTCGAGCCACCGCAGGACGACACCAAGGAGGAACGCGACGACGACGCACTTCGGCCAGACGAAGAGGGGTTCCCTTTCGAGGGCAAGATCGAGTCTCAGATCGAGTGCCTGACCTGCCACTTCAAGCCAAGGCCCTCCTCGTCGACCTTCGTCACCCTGACGCTCAACGTACCACAAGTATCCTCTACCTCGCTCAACGCCTGCTTCGACGGCATGCTCAAGGTCGAGCACATTGACGACTTCAAATGCGAGTGGTGTCGCCTTGATCACGCAGTAAAGTCCAAAGAGCGAGAGCTGGAGAAGGCTACTCGCCCTGAGGTCAAAGAGCGCCTGGAGTCAGACATCTCCAAAATCAAGCAAGCGCTTCAAGACGATCCGGAAAGCCCACCAGACGACGTCGAATTTCCAGACTCCAAGCTGGCGCCCAAGAGTCGCATAGCGCGTCACATGTACATCTCCATGTTCCCCAAGGTACTCGCTGTGCACCTTTCGCGGTCCATGTTTGCCGTTGGCACTGTGTCGACAAAGAACCTGGCCAAGGTCTCGTTTCCAGAGACATTGCCACTTGGTGGTCTGTTGCACCGAAGCAACTACAAGCTGCTTGGAATGGTGACACACAAGGGCAGCCACAACAGTGGTCACTATGAATCGTTCCGACGCCAGCTACAGCCCATACCATTCTCCACGCCACACTCGTTTGGTCTAGAAGGCGCATACAGCCGTCAGGCAAGTCCACTTCCTTCTGCAGCCGCGTCCGCCATGCAAAGTCCTCGGTTGTCCACAACAAACCTGGACGGCGCAAGCGACCTTGCATCACCCATCCCCTCACACTTGACATTGGACTCGCCTTCTTCGCAGTCGCTCTCTTCGAATTCTTCGCAAGGGACCGCAGGGCCTCGTGGTCCAGCCCCAACGTCCGCGCCCCGGGCGGAGGGCGACTCGCTGCATCCATCTCCAACCTCACGAGACTCCACCACAAAACTCTCGCGGACGCAAAGTATACGGTCGCTCAAGGACAAGGCGTCCGAAAAGGCGGCTTCGATGGCGGAAGCGAACCCTCTCAAGCGCAGGTCCAAACGCACAGTCAATCGCTGGTGGCGCATCAGCGACGACAAGATCAAGGAGAGCAAGACGGGTGAAGTACTCGGCATGCAGAAGGAAGTCTATCTGCTGTTCTACGAGCTTGATCGGTAG